One segment of Coriobacteriia bacterium DNA contains the following:
- a CDS encoding zinc metallopeptidase yields the protein MILNSSWLMLIIISTVLGLATQSYIKSTFRTWSQVPLRNGMTGAQVASQVLQANGIDADNTAIAQQVVQVGRPHVRIQAIGGSLSDNYDPRDKTLNLSEPVYASSTVAAAGVAAHEAGHAVQDAQGYIWGTLRSALVPAASFGSGAGIWMVIIGAVFLGSMPLGIGIAYVGIALFGFAVLFQIVTLPVELNASRRALTTLESTGMLDSEQLGGARKVLTAAALTYVAAALIAALQFLYYLGFLRRN from the coding sequence ATGATTCTGAACTCCTCGTGGCTCATGCTGATCATCATCTCGACGGTGCTCGGTTTGGCCACCCAGAGCTACATCAAGTCCACGTTTCGGACTTGGAGCCAGGTTCCTCTGCGCAACGGGATGACGGGCGCGCAGGTTGCGTCGCAGGTGCTGCAGGCCAACGGCATCGACGCCGACAACACAGCCATCGCGCAGCAGGTCGTGCAGGTCGGGCGGCCGCACGTGAGGATTCAGGCCATCGGCGGCAGTCTCTCGGACAACTACGACCCGCGCGACAAGACGCTGAATCTCTCCGAGCCCGTGTACGCAAGTTCGACCGTTGCCGCTGCCGGCGTTGCAGCGCACGAGGCCGGGCATGCTGTGCAGGATGCGCAGGGCTACATCTGGGGCACGCTGCGCTCGGCGCTGGTGCCCGCGGCGTCGTTTGGCTCTGGCGCCGGCATCTGGATGGTCATCATCGGCGCGGTGTTCTTGGGCTCGATGCCGCTGGGCATCGGGATTGCTTACGTCGGCATCGCGCTTTTCGGCTTCGCGGTGCTGTTCCAGATCGTGACGCTCCCGGTCGAGCTCAACGCCTCTCGGCGTGCGCTGACCACCCTCGAGTCCACCGGGATGCTCGACTCCGAGCAGCTGGGTGGCGCTCGCAAGGTTCTGACGGCGGCAGCGCTGACATACGTTGCGGCGGCGCTGATCGCTGCGCTGCAGTTCCTGTACTACTTGGGATTCTTGCGCCGGAACTAG
- a CDS encoding diacylglycerol kinase family protein has product MRILVVVNTRSGGGDAGLYDYVRVLGGSGAEITMRFCDGDRVLGDLVHDAAHFDRVVAAGGDGTASAVCYAMRDSRVPVLVYPAGTANLLAQNIGMPVEPRHLAETTLEGRVTHFDLGELEVPRGIGDGVTKRGFTILAGAGYDASIVEGAKPMKANIGAAAYWVSAVSNLMPTAAHFHIELDGQELVTDGIGVLIVNFAKLQFDVPLALGADPRDGLFQVVVIRPRNVAELFPAVVASISGAEHLPGIDVYVAARVTVRAEPPLPIQYDGEMLDAFTPFTARILPHAASLLLPPDSIYAE; this is encoded by the coding sequence GTGCGCATTCTCGTAGTCGTGAACACTCGCTCGGGCGGCGGCGACGCCGGCCTCTACGACTACGTCCGCGTCCTGGGCGGCAGCGGCGCCGAGATAACCATGCGCTTCTGCGACGGCGACCGGGTGCTGGGCGACCTCGTGCACGATGCGGCGCACTTCGATCGCGTCGTAGCAGCTGGCGGAGACGGCACCGCCTCAGCGGTCTGCTACGCCATGCGCGACAGCCGCGTGCCGGTGCTCGTCTATCCCGCCGGGACGGCCAACCTGCTCGCGCAGAACATCGGGATGCCGGTCGAGCCACGCCACCTCGCCGAGACCACGCTCGAAGGCCGCGTCACCCACTTCGACCTTGGCGAACTCGAAGTGCCCAGGGGGATTGGCGACGGCGTGACCAAGCGAGGGTTCACCATCTTGGCCGGCGCCGGCTACGATGCTTCGATCGTCGAAGGCGCCAAGCCCATGAAGGCCAACATAGGCGCCGCAGCCTACTGGGTCTCGGCGGTCTCGAACCTCATGCCTACGGCAGCGCACTTCCACATCGAGCTCGACGGCCAGGAGCTTGTCACCGACGGTATTGGAGTGCTGATAGTCAACTTCGCAAAGCTGCAGTTCGACGTTCCCTTGGCCCTCGGTGCTGACCCGCGCGATGGCCTCTTCCAGGTAGTGGTCATCCGGCCTCGGAACGTCGCCGAGCTCTTCCCCGCGGTCGTCGCCAGCATCTCGGGCGCCGAACACCTTCCGGGGATCGACGTCTACGTCGCGGCGCGCGTCACGGTGCGTGCCGAGCCGCCACTCCCCATCCAGTACGACGGAGAGATGCTCGACGCGTTCACGCCGTTCACCGCGCGCATCCTGCCCCACGCAGCCAGCTTGCTCCTGCCGCCCGACTCGATCTACGCCGAGTAG
- the rnd gene encoding ribonuclease D — protein MYVTDTQALVELVGQLRTSPVVAVDTEFMRERTYFARLCLIQLASDDVAAIVDPLVIEDLSPLRDLMVDPNVVKVFHAGSQDLEIFYRLLNEATAPVFDSQVAATLAGFPQQVGYGALVKEMMGVTLDKGDTYTDWAKRPLSDTQVEYALNDVRYLPEMYRRLVAELEQEGRLAWLSADFSRMEDSATYACLPSEQWRRVKRVSSLNRRQLAVAREVAAWREIEAQRRDVPKRWVLGDESVVEIARRAPKTPEELAGIRGVSDKIGRGAQKGVLQAVLAGVAVLESDLPVIAKRRRVQGDVDGAVDLMIALVRTRAREHGVAMPLLASRDDLERLAGGEREASPLLEGWRRTMVGDELVALLDGTLAMRLKDGNLVIEARPAKAAEGK, from the coding sequence TTGTACGTAACGGATACGCAAGCCCTGGTCGAACTCGTGGGCCAGTTGAGGACCTCTCCGGTAGTTGCGGTCGACACCGAGTTCATGCGTGAGCGAACCTACTTCGCTCGGCTCTGCCTGATCCAGCTGGCCTCCGATGACGTCGCGGCGATCGTCGATCCTCTCGTGATCGAGGATCTCTCGCCGCTGCGAGACCTGATGGTCGACCCTAACGTAGTGAAGGTCTTTCACGCCGGCTCGCAGGATCTGGAGATCTTTTACCGCCTTCTCAACGAGGCCACCGCACCCGTCTTCGACTCGCAGGTCGCTGCCACACTCGCGGGCTTTCCGCAGCAGGTGGGCTACGGTGCGCTGGTCAAAGAGATGATGGGCGTGACTCTGGACAAGGGCGACACGTACACGGACTGGGCCAAGCGCCCACTGTCCGACACGCAGGTCGAGTACGCCCTCAACGACGTGCGCTACCTGCCCGAGATGTATCGCCGCCTCGTCGCTGAGCTCGAGCAGGAAGGTCGGCTGGCGTGGCTTTCCGCCGATTTCTCGCGCATGGAGGACTCGGCGACGTACGCCTGTTTGCCCTCCGAGCAGTGGCGCCGAGTCAAACGCGTCTCTTCGCTGAACCGTCGCCAGCTGGCGGTCGCGCGCGAGGTTGCAGCGTGGCGCGAGATCGAGGCGCAGCGCCGAGACGTCCCGAAGCGCTGGGTGCTGGGTGACGAGAGCGTGGTCGAGATCGCGCGCCGAGCCCCCAAGACGCCCGAGGAGCTCGCAGGGATTCGCGGAGTCAGCGACAAGATCGGCCGAGGCGCCCAGAAGGGTGTGCTCCAAGCGGTTCTTGCTGGCGTGGCCGTGCTCGAGTCCGACCTGCCCGTCATCGCGAAGCGTCGTCGCGTGCAAGGCGACGTAGACGGGGCCGTCGACCTCATGATCGCGCTCGTTCGCACGCGCGCTCGCGAGCACGGCGTGGCCATGCCGCTGCTGGCCTCGCGCGACGATCTCGAGCGTCTCGCCGGAGGCGAGCGGGAGGCAAGCCCTTTGCTTGAGGGATGGCGCCGCACCATGGTCGGCGACGAGCTGGTCGCTCTGCTCGACGGCACGCTTGCCATGCGGCTCAAAGACGGCAATCTGGTCATCGAGGCCCGCCCGGCGAAAGCCGCCGAGGGTAAGTAG